GCTTGGAGCAGATGATTACATCACAAAACCATTTAGCATAAGAGAACTAGTCGCTAGAATAAGAACTGTTCTAAGAAGATATGATAATAAAACTGCCCAGAAACAGAATAAGTTTGAGATTGATGGTCTTAAGATAAACTTTGATAGTTTTGAAGTCATCGTTGATAACGAAGTTATAAACCTTACAAGGAAGGAATTTAAGATACTAGAACTTCTTGTTAAAAACAAAGGGATTGTTCTTAGTAAGGAAAAAATTCTATCTTCAATATGGGATGACCATAGTAATATACAGGATGACTCCCGAACTGTTGATGTTCATATAAGCAAAATAAAGAAGAAACTCAAGAAATACGCAGATAAGATAACGGTAGTAAGAGGTGTTGGATACAAATTTCAGGTTTAACTGTCTTTGATTACAACAACTCCAATAGGTGTGTCTATTAATGAATAACCTTTTGATTTGATCGTATCTCTGATTTCGTCAGCTTCTTTGAACTTCCTATTCTTCCTCATCTCTTCTCTTTGCTCCACTAGAATTTTAATTTCTTCAGAAATT
This genomic window from Spirochaetota bacterium contains:
- a CDS encoding response regulator transcription factor, producing the protein MKKLILMVEDDVDIINLSKGYLEKEGFSVSVAMSVKFGIEKIKVEKPDIILLDLMLGDGDGSEVIKWLKRNEDYSNVPVIILTAKSSEVDKVLLLELGADDYITKPFSIRELVARIRTVLRRYDNKTAQKQNKFEIDGLKINFDSFEVIVDNEVINLTRKEFKILELLVKNKGIVLSKEKILSSIWDDHSNIQDDSRTVDVHISKIKKKLKKYADKITVVRGVGYKFQV